One window from the genome of Oryza glaberrima chromosome 3, OglaRS2, whole genome shotgun sequence encodes:
- the LOC127767119 gene encoding E3 SUMO-protein ligase SIZ2, with translation MALDPADDPLLADCKYKLNHFRIKELKDVLHQLGLPKQGRKQELVDKIIAVLSDQQEQDSRLNGLPNKKMVGKETVAKIVDDTFAKMNGSTNAVPASRNQTDSGHIVKPKRKSDDSAQLDVKVRCPCGYSMANDSMIKCEGPQCNTQQHVGCVIISEKPADSVPPELPPHFYCDMCRITRADPFWVTVNHPVLPVSITPCKVASDGSYAVQYFEKTFPLSRANWEMLQKDEYDLQVWCILFNDSVPFRMQWPLHSDIQINGIPIRVVNRQPTQQLGVNGRDDGPVLTAYVREGSNKIVLSRSDSRTFCLGVRIAKRRSVEQVLSLVPKEQDGENFDNALARVRRCVGGGTEADNADSDSDIEVVADSVSVNLRCPMTGSRIKIAGRFKPCVHMGCFDLEAFVELNQRSRKWQCPICLKNYSLDNIIIDPYFNRITALVQSCGDDVSEIDVKPDGSWRVKGGAELKGLAQWHLPDGTLCMRTDTRSKPNIRIVKQEIKEEPLSEETGGRLKLGIRRNNNGQWEINKRLDSNNGQNGYIEDENCVVSASNTDDENSKNGIYNPEPGQFDQLTSNIYDLDSSPMDAHFPPAPTEQDVIVLSDSDDDNVMVLSPGDVNFSSAHDNGNAFPPNPPEASGICGEQPRGAGPDVTSFLDGFDDLELPFWESSSSQDAAGTQVTDNQCEMQNFIVNHQFLHEPILGVNLGGTAASNTLECEHDGALQACQSSDQDGDQNQTCHDGHSGDLTNLSIISTQDSLTNGKNASQKRTNCEDGTAGLDGSVVRSANGLRGEMPPLGQEQDRTVRQKLILTIESDSD, from the exons ATGGCGCTCGACCCCGCCGACGATCCGCTGCTCGCCGATTGCAAG TACAAGTTGAATCACTTTAGAATAAAAGAGCTAAAGGATGTCCTGCATCAGCTTGGACTTCCAAAGCAAGGAAGGAAACAG GAACTTGTGGACAAAATTATAGCAGTATTGTCTGATCAACAAGAACAAG ACTCCAGATTGAATGGCTTGCCAAACAAAAAGATGGTTGGGAAAGAAACTGTGGCTAAAATAGTTGATGACACTTTTGC AAAAATGAATGGCTCCACAAATGCTGTTCCAGCCTCTAGAAACCAGACTGACTCGGGGCACATTGTAAAGCCTAAAAGGAAGTCAGATGATTCTGCTCAGTTGGATGTCAAAGTCCGTTGTCCCTGTGGTTATTCCATGGCCAATGATTCCATGATTAAG TGTGAAGGTCCACAATGCAATACACAGCAACATGTAGGCTGCGTTATCATATCTGAGAAGCCTGCAGACAGTGTTCCTCCAGAATTACCACCACACTTTTATTGTGATATGTGCCGAATCACTCGAGCTGACCC TTTCTGGGTTACTGTTAATCATCCTGTACTTCCAGTCTCAATAACTCCCTGTAAAGTAGCgtctgatgg GTCATATGCTGTACAGTATTTCGAGAAGACCTTTCCGCTATCAAGAGCTAATTGGGAGATGCTTCAGAAAGATGAATATGACCTCCAG GTTTGGTGTATCCTATTCAATGATAGCGTACCTTTCAGGATGCAGTGGCCTTTACATTCTGATATTCAAATTAATG gtATTCCTATTAGGGTTGTCAACAGGCAACCCACACAACAGTTAGGGGTGAATGGTAGAGACGATGGTCCAGTT TTAACAGCATATGTGAGAGAAGGGTCTAATAAGATTGTCCTATCTAGAAGTGACTCTCGCACATTCTGTTTGGGAGTCAGGATTGCCAAGAGGAGATCTGTAGAACAG GTCCTATCTTTGGTGCCAAAGGAACAAGATGGTGAGAACTTTGATAATGCCCTTGCTCGTGTGCGTCGCTGTGTTGGTGGTGGAACCGAGGCAGATAATGCTGACAGTGACAGTGATATTGAAGTTGTAGCTGATTCTGTCTCTGTGAATCTCCGATGCCCT ATGACTGGTTCAAGGATCAAGATAGCTGGCCGGTTCAAACCCTGCGTTCACATGGGTTGTTTTGATTTAGAAGCTTTTGTGGAACTTAATCAACGTTCAAGAAAG TGGCAGTGCCCAATTTGCCTGAAAAACTACTCTTTGGACAACATAATCATTGATCCTTACTTCAACCGCATAACTGCTTTG GTCCAAAGTTGTGGAGATGATGTATCTGAAATTGATGTCAAGCCTGACGGTTCCTGGAGAGTCAAGGGTGGAGCAGAACTGAAGGGTCTTGCACAGTGGCATTTACCTGATGGCACTCTCTGTATGCGTACAGATACAAGGTCCAAGCCCAACATAAGAATTGTAAAGCAAGAGATTAAAGAAGAACCGTTGTCTGAAGAAACAGGTGGCCGTCTTAAGTTGGGAATCAGAAGAAACAACAATGGCCAGTGGGAAATTAACAAGAGATTGGATTCTAACAATGGTCAGAATGGATATATTGAAGATGAAAACTGTGTTGTTTCAGCAAGCAACACTGATGATGAGAACAGCAAAAATGGAATCTATAATCCAGAACCAGGGCAATTCGATCAACTAACCAGCAATATCTATGATCTTGATTCTTCTCCTATGGATGCACATTTTCCTCCAGCACCAACAGAGCAGGATGTAATAGTTCTGAGTGACTCAGATGATGATAATGTTATGGTGTTATCACCTGGTGATGTTAATTTCAGTTCAGCACATGACAATGGGAATGCATTCCCACCCAACCCACCTGAAGCTTCAGGAATTTGTGGGGAACAACCTAGAGGAGCCGGCCCAGATGTGACTTCATTTCTTGACGGTTTCGATGATCTGGAACTGCCATTTTGGGAATCTTCGAGCTCTCAAGATGCTGCAGGCACACAGGTGACAGACAATCAATGCGAAATGCAAAATTTCATTGTCAACCATCAATTTTTGCACGAGCCAATTTTAGGGGTTAACTTGGGTGGAACAGCAGCATCAAACACACTGGAATGTGAGCATGATGGTGCGTTACAAGCTTGTCAGTCTAGTGATCAAGATGGTGACCAGAATCAAACATGCCATGATGGGCACTCCGGGGATTTGACAAATCTTAGTATCATTAGCACTCAAGATAGTTTAACTAATGGCAAAAATGCTTCTCAGAAAAGGACAAACTGTGAAGATGGCACGGCAGGTTTAGACG GCTCAGTTGTCAGGAGCGCGAATGGCTTGAGAGGAGAGATGCCACCACTTGGGCAGGAGCAGGATCGTACAGTTAGACAAAAGTTGATACTAACAATCGAGTCAGACTCTGATTAG
- the LOC127767457 gene encoding putative 3,4-dihydroxy-2-butanone kinase gives MALQGKKLINDPNDVVTEFIEGLVETYPGLQYLDGFPQIKVVLRADVVQGAYDKVAVISGGGSGHEPTHAGFVGAGMLTAAISGDVFTSPPVDSILAAIRAVTGPMGCLLIVKNYTGDRLNFGLAAEQAKSEGYKMEMVIVGDDCALPPPRGIAGRRGLAGTILVHKVAGAAADAGLSLAEVAAEAKHASEVVGTMGVALSVCTLPGQVTSDRLGPKQMELGLGIHGEPGVAVVELQPIDVVVEHVLKQILSQETQYLPITRGSNVVLLINGLGATPIMELMIAARKAVPELQLEYGIAVDRVYTGTLMTSLDMAGFSITIMRSDENILQRLDAPTKAPAWPVGSEGNRPPAKIPVPVPPSPSGKDDEILTEPQELSKQGCILEAAIEAGAKEIINIKDNLNEWDSKVGDGDCGTTMYRGATTILEDMKKRYPMNDAAGTINEIGSTVRRVMGGTSGILYDILCKAAYASLKQNTSIGANEWADALEASVAAVSKYGGASAGYRTMLDALIPARTVLKQSLKAGDDPVTAFIASSEAASAGAESTKQMQAKAGRSSYIAPDLVASVPDPGAVAAAAWYRAAAHAVKSKLHASDS, from the exons ATGGCGTTGCAGGGGAAGAAGCTCATCAATGACCCGAACG aTGTGGTGACGGAGTTCATCGAGGGGCTGGTGGAGACGTACCCGGGCCTGCAGTACTTGGACGGGTTCCCTCag atTAAGGTTGTTCTTCGTGCTGATGTCGTGCAGGGCGCCTATGATAAGGTCGCGGTTATCTCAG GTGGTGGAAGTGGCCATGAGCCAACCCATGCTGGATTTGTTGGGGCAGGAATGTTGACAGCTGCCATTTCTGGAGATGTTTTCACTTCTCCGCCCGTTGATTCTATTTTAGCT GCTATTCGAGCTGTAACTGGTCCCATGGGGTGCCTTCTAATAGTAAAG AACTACACTGGTGATAGACTCAATTTTGGACTAGCTGCTGAGCAGGCAAAATCTGAAGGCTATAAGATGGAG ATGGTTATTGTTGGAGACGATTGTGCCCTCCCTCCACCTCGAGGAATAGCTGGTAGAAGAGGTTTAGCAGGGACTATCCTTGTGCACAAG GTTGCTGGGGCTGCTGCAGATGCTGGCTTATCTCTTGCAGAAGTTGCTGCAGAAGCAAAACATGCATCTGAGGTTGTTGGTACAATGGGAGTTGCACTTTCTGTTTGCACATTGCCTGGTCAGGTGACATCTGATCGCTTGGGTCCTAAGCAAATGGAGCTTGGCCTTGGAATT CATGGAGAACCTGGTGTTGCTGTTGTTGAGCTCCAGCCCATTGATGTAGTAGTAGAACATGTTCTTAAGCAGATATTGTCACAG GAAACTCAGTATCTTCCTATCACAAGAGGGAGCAATGTTGTCCTCCTAATCAATGG ATTGGGTGCAACTCCTATCATGGAACTTATGATTGCAGCAAGAAAAGCAGTTCCTGAATTACAATTGGAGTATGGGATTGCTGTTGACAGAGTCTACACTGGCACACTTATGACTTCACTTGATATGGCTG GGTTCTCTATCACTATTATGAGATCAGATGAAAACATTTTGCAGCGACTTGATGCTCCAACTAAAGCTCCGGCTTGGCCTGTTGGATCTGAAG GAAATCGTCCACCAGCAAAAATTCCTGTTCCAgtaccaccatcaccatcaggGAAGGATGATGAG ATTCTCACTGAACCTCAGGAGTTAAGCAAGCAAGGGTGTATTCTGGAGGCTGCTATTGAAGCAGGGGCTAAAGAAATTATCAATATCAAGGATAACTTAAATGAATGGGATAGTAAAGTGGGTGATGGTGACTGTGGAACCACG ATGTATAGAGGTGCAACAACTATTCTTGAAGATATGAAGAAGCG CTACCCAATGAATGATGCAGCTGGAACAATTAATGAGATTGGGTCAACAGTCCGGAGAGTGATGGGTGGAACAAGTGGAATCTT GTATGACATACTTTGCAAAGCTGCATATGCAAGCTTAAAACAGAACACAAGTATTGGTGCAAATGAAT GGGCTGATGCTTTGGAGGCCTCTGTTGCTGCGGTTAGCAAATATGGTGGTGCTAGTGCAGGGTACCGCACAATGTTGGATGCTCTAATTCCTGCACGTACAGTTCTGAAACAG TCTCTCAAAGCCGGGGACGATCCTGTGACTGCCTTTATCGCGTCTTCTGAAGCAGCATCAGCTGGTGCTGAATCCACTAAACAGATGCAAGCGAAG GCAGGACGGTCGTCATACATTGCTCCCGACCTGGTGGCATCAGTTCCTGATCCAGGAGCAGTTGCTGCAGCAGCATGGTACCGTGCGGCGGCTCATGCAGTGAAGAGTAAGCTGCACGCCTCGGATAGCTAG
- the LOC127769050 gene encoding uncharacterized protein LOC127769050 translates to MAGSMQAAEAAGRISALLSLLALRRLIALLQPLALLLLLPFRWRGARPGAAAAAAAADAVAASVASGGKKGKAAVVLRVPAGSPIVAARRQASARREIAARRAREAGREYELIPTHRGETLFTQCWWPHGSSSAIKPRALVVVMHGLNEHSGRYDHLARRLNDIGVKVYGMDWTGHGGSDGLHGYVQSLDHAVSDLKMYLKKILAENPGLPCFCFGHSTGGGIILKAMLDPEVDSCVEGIFLTSPAVRVQPAHPIIKVMAPVFALIAPRYQFTASHRNGPPVSRDPEALKAKYSDQLVFTGSIRVRTGYEILRLTSYLQQHLHRITVPMLVMHGADDMVTDPQGSQKLYEEASSSDKSLNLYNGLLHDLLIEPEKEKIMDNIVDWLSPRI, encoded by the exons atggcggggAGCATGcaggccgcggaggcggcggggcggatCAGCGCGCTGCTGTCGCTGCTCGCGCTGCGGCGGCTCATCGCCTTGCTCCAGCCGCTCgccctgctcctgctcctgcccttccggtggcgcggcgcgcgccccggcgccgccgcggcggcggcggcggcggacgccgtGGCCGCCTCGGTCGCGTCGGGCGGGAAGAaggggaaggccgccgtcgtgctgCGGGTCCCCGCCGGGTCGCCGATCGTCGCCGCGAGGCGCCAGGCGTCGGCCCGCCGGGAGATCGccgcgcggcgggcgcgcgaGGCCGGCCGCGAGTACGAGCTCATCCCCACCCACCGCGGCGAGACGCTGTTCACGCAGTGCTGGTGGCCTCACGGATCCTCCTCCGCCATTAAGCCGAG GGCGCTCGTCGTAGTCATGCACGGGTTGAACGAGCACAG TGGGAGATACGATCATCTAGCTAGGAGGTTGAACGACATCGGTGTTAAGGTTTATGGGATGGACTGGACTG GTCATGGTGGAAGTGATGGTCTTCATGGTTACGTGCAATCTCTTGACCATGCTGTCAGTGACTTG AAAATGTATCTCAAGAAAATTTTAGCTGAAAACCCTGGTCTTCCATGCTTCTGTTTTGGCCACTCAACTGGTGGAGGCATCATTTTGAAG GCTATGCTTGATCCAGAGGTAGATTCTTGTGTTGAGGGCATCTTCCTGACATCACCAGCTGTTCGTGTTCAGCCTGCCCATCCAATCATAAAG GTCATGGCCCCTGTGTTTGCCCTCATAGCCCCAAGATACCAGTTCACGGCTTCACACAGGAACGGGCCACCGGTATCACGTGACCCGGAAGCCCTGAAGGCTAAATATTCAGACCAGCTTGTGTTCACCGGTTCCATCCGAGTTAGAACAGGGTACGAGATCCTACGCCTGACGTCGTATTTGCAACAGCACTTGCACAGAATCACTGTCCCGATGCTGGTGATGCATGGTGCCGATGATATGGTGACCGATCCCCAAGGATCACAGAAACTGTACGAAGAAGCTTCATCCTCGGACAAGTCCCTCAATCTGTACAACGGTCTGCTTCATGATCTGCTCATCGAGCCCGAGAAGGAGAAGATCATGGACAACATTGTGGATTGGCTGAGCCCGAGGATTTGA